A section of the Acanthochromis polyacanthus isolate Apoly-LR-REF ecotype Palm Island chromosome 1, KAUST_Apoly_ChrSc, whole genome shotgun sequence genome encodes:
- the LOC110959754 gene encoding protein mono-ADP-ribosyltransferase PARP11 produces MYNEEVEYMDTSEVPWVIEPGTQWFWYYLADCGRWHRFEDDPHNSFSSEDVERYYQRNKSASVLTHSSNCHIKTDFSAMLQTDVTTGRLRRIQRSTKIERSCLCFIAAPVFWDAVDHTRPYQLITLNERNPEYHTVASYVKKDGLLDRSILSIFRIQNMDLWELFCRKKQQLMRIHGVKDIQEKRLFHGTNITNVDTICKYNFDLRLAGQHGSVFGKGIYFAIHASYADKYSQSSTDPLPVDGWNAHNRRTKIMFLARVIVGTSTVGGEDFRKPDHESPENTHDSCVNDIDNPSIFVIFDPNQIYPEYLIHYK; encoded by the exons ATGTACAATGAGGAAGTGGAATATATGGACACTTCAGAGGTCCCATGGGTCATCGAACCGGGCACTCAGTGGTTTTGGTATTACCTGGCAGACTGTGGAAGGTGGCATCGCTTTGAG GATGATCCTCATAACAGTTTCTCCAGTGAGGATGTTGAAAGGTATTACCAAAGGAACAAAAGTGCAAGTGTACTGACTCATTCATCCAACTGCCACATAAAGACTGATTTCTCTG CAATGCTGCAGACTGATGTCACCACTGGAAGACTGAGAAGAATCCAGCGGAGCACCAAAATTGAAAGGAG CTGCTTGTGTTTCATTGCTGCTCCGGTTTTCTGGGATGCAGTTGACCACACCCGTCCATACCAG TTAATCACTCTGAATGAACGCAACCCGGAGTATCACACTGTGGCAAGTTATGTGAAGAAAGATGGATTGCTGGACAGATCCATTCTATCAATTTTCAGGATACAAAATATGGACCTCTGGGAATTATTTTGCAG GAAAAAGCAGCAGTTAATGAGGATTCATGGAGTCAAAGATATACAAGAAAAACGGCTCTTTCATGGGACCAATATAACAAATGTTGACACCATTTGCAAATACAACTTTGATTTACGGTTAGCTGGACAACATGGCAGCGTGTTTGGCAAAG GGATATATTTTGCCATACATGCTTCATACGCAGACAAATACAGTCAGAGCAGTACAGATCCATTGCCGGTGGATGGCTGGAACGCACACAACAGACGCactaaaatcatgtttttggcTCGGGTGATAGTCGGAACATCAACTGTTGGCGGAGAAGATTTCAGAAAACCTGATCATGAATCTCCTGAAAACACTCATGACAGCTGTGTGAATGACATCGATAATCCTagcatttttgttatttttgatcCAAATCAAATCTATCCTGAGTATCTGATCCACTATAAATGA
- the LOC110959753 gene encoding protein mono-ADP-ribosyltransferase PARP11-like — MLAIRSSEEESTEMEEMDTSEPNWCWFYLAECGVWHMFEIDPSAACSVTSAQIEQCYNRNQRGVMEFYTAKYTYRLDFSVMRQINVTTGKQRPIKRSLHSATGFRFICDNLALPVPCHWERINTDEPYQLIQLGRDTYEFKEVARLYERTMDHPIKSIQRIQNLDLWEFFCRKKTQLRKVKRTLDIEERMLFHGTGHSNIQAICTFNFDWRLTGSHGDVYGKGSYFARDAKYSSKFCHTTGKHNTTLQRHGLAPPIFASEPPYKTMFLARVLVGEYTVGHPMYCRPPSKDASFTNFYDSCVDDMANPKIYVIFDSNQIYPEYLIEFY, encoded by the exons ATGTTAGCCATCAGATCGTCAGAGGAGGAGTCCACTGAGATGGAGGAGATGGACACCTCCGAGCCCAACTGGTGCTGGTTCTACTTGGCTGAGTGTGGAGTGTGGCACATGTTTGAG ATTGATCCCAGTGCAGCCTGTTCTGTGACGAGTGCTCAGATTGAGCAGTGCTACAACAGGAACCAGCGTGGTGTCATGGAGTTCTACACAGCCAAGTACACGTACAGACTGGACTTCTCAG TTATGCGTCAGATAAATGTAACAACAGGGAAGCAGCGGCCAATCAAACGCTCCCTCCACTCTGCAACTGGCTTCAG GTTTATTTGTGATAATCTTGCCTTGCCTGTGCCCTGCCACTGGGAGAGGATCAATACAGATGAGCCCTATCAG ctcATCCAGCTCGGCCGAGACACATATGAGTTTAAAGAAGTAGCCAGACTGTACGAGAGGACAATGGATCATCCGATCAAATCCATCCAGAGGATTCAGAATCTGGACTTATGGGAGTTCTTCTGCAG GAAGAAAACACAGTTGCGAAAAGTCAAGCGAACGCTGGATATTGAGGAGCGAATGCTGTTTCATGGCACAGGACACAGCAACATACAAGCTATATGTACGTTTAACTTTGACTGGCGGCTGACAGGGAGCCATGGCGATGTCTATGGCAAAG GGAGCTACTTTGCCCGGGATGCCAAATACTCCAGTAAATTCTGTCACACCACAGGGAAACACAACACGACCTTACAGAGACACGGACTCGCACCGCCGATATTCGCTAGCGAGCCGCCATATAAGACAATGTTCCTGGCTAGAGTGCTTGTCGGAGAATACACAGTCGGTCATCCCATGTACTGCAGGCCACCCTCCAAGGACGCCAGCTTCACCAACTTTTACGACAGCTGCGTGGATGACATGGCCAACCCAAAGATCTACGTCATTTTCGACAGCAATCAGATTTACCCAGAGTATTTGATCGAGTTCTATTGA